A region of Pongo pygmaeus isolate AG05252 chromosome 15, NHGRI_mPonPyg2-v2.0_pri, whole genome shotgun sequence DNA encodes the following proteins:
- the BEGAIN gene encoding brain-enriched guanylate kinase-associated protein isoform X10, with protein sequence MALQRINQELEDKLYRMGQHYEEEKRALSHEIVALNSHLLEAKVTIDKLSEDNELYRKDCNLAAQLLQCSQTYGRVHKVSELPSDFQERVSLHMEKHGCSLPSPLCHPAYADSVPTCVIAKVLEKPDPASLSSRLSDASARDLAFCDGVEKPGPRPPYKGDIYCSDTALYCPEERRRDRRPSVDAPVTDVGFLRAQNSTDSAAEEEEEAEAAAFPAGFQHEAFPSYAGSLPTSSSYSSFSATSEEKEHAQASTLTASQQAIYLNSRDELFDRKPPATTYEGSPRFAKATAAVAAPLEAEVAPGFGRTMSPYPAETFRFPASPGPQQALMPPNLWSLRAKPGTARLPGEDMRGQWRPLSVEDIGAYSYPVSAAGRASPCSFSERYYGGAGGSPGKKADGRASPLYASYKADSFSEGDDLSQGHLAEPCFLRAGGDLSLSPGRSADPLPGYAPSEGGDGDRLGVQLCGAASSPEPEQGSRDSLEPSSMEASPEMHPAARLSPQQAFPRTGGSGLSRKDSLTKAQLYGTLLN encoded by the exons GAGCTCTATAGGAAGGACTGCAATCTAGCGGCCCAGCTGCTGCAGTGCAGCCAGACCTACGGCAGGGTCCACAAGGTGTCTGAG CTGCCCTCCGACTTCCAGGAGCGCGTGAGCCTGCACATGGAGAAGCACGGCTGCAGCCTGCCATCCCCACTCTGCCACCCGGCCTACGCTGACAGCGTCCCCACCTGCGTCATTGCCAAGGTGCTGGAGAAGCCGGACCCCGCCAGCCTGTCCTCCCGCCTGTCCGATGCCTCGGCCCGCGACCTGGCCTTCTGCGACGGGGTGGAGAAACCAGGCCCGCGGCCCCCCTACAAGGGAGACATCTACTGCAGTGACACAGCCCTCTACTGCCCGGAGGAGCGACGGCGAGACCGGCGGCCTAGCGTGGACGCGCCCGTGACCGACGTGGGCTTCCTGCGGGCCCAGAACTCCACTGACAGCGCGGccgaggaagaggaggaggccgaggcggcggcCTTCCCGGCGGGCTTCCAGCACGAGGCCTTCCCCAGCTACGCGGGCTCACTGCCCACGTCCAGCTCCTACTCCAGCTTCAGCGCCACGTCGGAGGAGAAGGAGCACGCGCAGGCCAGCACGCTGACCGCGTCGCAGCAGGCCATCTACCTGAACAGCCGCGACGAGCTCTTCGACCGCAAGCCACCCGCCACCACCTACGAGGGCAGCCCGCGCTTTGCCAAGGCCACGGCCGCCGTGGCGGCCCCGCTGGAGGCCGAAGTGGCCCCAGGCTTCGGGCGGACCATGTCACCGTACCCGGCCGAGACCTTCCGCTTCCCGGCCTCTCCGGGTCCCCAGCAGGCCCTGATGCCCCCAAACCTGTGGAGCCTGCGGGCCAAGCCGGGGACCGCCCGGCTCCCCGGGGAGGACATGAGGGGCCAGTGGCGTCCCCTGAGCGTGGAGGACATCGGCGCCTACTCCTACCCGGTGAGCGCCGCCGGCCGCGCCTCACCCTGCAGCTTCTCTGAACGCTACTACGGCGGGGCCGGGGGCAGCCCGGGCAAGAAGGCCGACGGCCGCGCCAGCCCGCTCTACGCCAGCTACAAGGCCGACAGCTTCTCCGAGGGGGACGACCTCTCCCAGGGCCACCTGGCAGAGCCCTGCTTCCTGCGGGCGGGCGGCGACCTGAGCCTCAGCCCCGGCCGCTCGGCTGACCCACTGCCCGGCTACGCACCCAGCGAGGGGGGGGACGGGGACAGGCTCGGGGTGCAGCTGTGTGGGGCCGCCAGCAGCCCTGAGCCCGAGCAGGGTTCCAGGGACTCCTTGGAGCCAAGCTCCATGGAGGCCTCCCCGGAAATGCATCCtgctgcccgcctcagcccccagcAGGCCTTTCCGCGGACTGGTGGCTCGGGGCTGAGCCGCAAGGACAGCCTCACCAAGGCCCAGCTCTACGGAACCTTGCTCAACTGA